The nucleotide sequence GAGGAGCTGGCCCGGCTCGGCACCCACGTCGAGTGGAACACCGAGGTGACGGACGTCAAGGTGCACGACGACCGGGCCGAGTTCACCCTGCGGCACGAGGACGGCTCCGTCGAGTCCGCCGCGGCGCCGTGGATCGTCGGCTGCGAGGGCACCGCGAGCGTGGTCAGGGACCGGCTCGGCATCCCCTTCGAGGGGCGCCGGAGGACCGGGCTCCAGGTCGTCCAGGGCAACGCCCGCCCCACCTGGTCACTGGGCCACGAGCCGGGCCGGGGACACATCTTCCTTGCCCCGCACCGCTCGCTGCTCGTGTTCCCGCTGCCGGGCGGCGGCTACCGCTTCTTCTGCTTCCGGGACGACCCCGATCCCTCGCTGGCCGCCGCCCCCACCCTCGGCGAACTGCGGGACCTGGTCGCGGACACCGCCCGGATGCCGGAACTGCGCCTCGGCCCCACCGAGGTGCCCTGGCTGAACCGCGCACGGTTCAGCGACCGGGTCGCGGCCCGGCTCCGCTGCGGGCGCGGGCTGCTCGCCGGCGACGCGGCCCACGCCTGGGCGCCGGTCGGCGGACACGGCATGAACGTCGGCATCCTCGGCGCCCACAACCTCGCCTGGAAGCTCGCCGCCGTGCACCACGGGCACGCGCGCGAGGAGCTCCTCGACACCTACAGCGACGAGCAACGGCTGCTCGCCGTGCGGTACATCCGCGAGATGCGGTTCAACTTCATGGAGCTGCCGCTGCCCCCACTGGGCTATCGGGCGTTCACGGCCACCGTGCCCGCCGCGCTCGCCCGGCGGGGCTTCCAGCGCCGCCTCGACCTGCGGCTGAGCGACCTCGGCCGGAGCCACGCGGGCGGCGCGCTCTCCTGGCACCGCCCGGGCCGAC is from Streptomyces venezuelae ATCC 10712 and encodes:
- a CDS encoding FAD-dependent monooxygenase, whose translation is MGTGSGTDGHGDGDVDVCVVGAGPVGLTLAIGLRRLALRVRIVDKAPATKHEARALVLWARAREALDALGVGETLRRHGVELDVVTIHARGRALGELTTGWARSAHARPLNIEQHDIERLLCEELARLGTHVEWNTEVTDVKVHDDRAEFTLRHEDGSVESAAAPWIVGCEGTASVVRDRLGIPFEGRRRTGLQVVQGNARPTWSLGHEPGRGHIFLAPHRSLLVFPLPGGGYRFFCFRDDPDPSLAAAPTLGELRDLVADTARMPELRLGPTEVPWLNRARFSDRVAARLRCGRGLLAGDAAHAWAPVGGHGMNVGILGAHNLAWKLAAVHHGHAREELLDTYSDEQRLLAVRYIREMRFNFMELPLPPLGYRAFTATVPAALARRGFQRRLDLRLSDLGRSHAGGALSWHRPGRRHRTGPRAGDRMPDVTVTTCPVDPTDPAPTRLHTLLGYERWTLVLHAARAHPGVLDRLREACATFPAPVRVLAVTPWDGAEAARLGHPDDLRLVRPDGYVGLVAPLARTALLRDYLAVLAADGPGAVRESRPIRPHRAH